From the Psychrobacter sp. P11F6 genome, the window TTGATCGAAGTTATAACCACCGTAGACACCATAAGCAGTTGGATCATCTGCATTGTCGATATCTAGATCAAACTGACCGACTTTTACGCCGACATACGGCTGACCAGTGTAACCGTTGCTATAAGAAGTAGCGGCCTGTGCGCCAACAGTTAACAAAGAACCAGCTGCTAGTGCAAGTAGCGTTTTTTGTAGCGTTTTCATTATTAGCTCCTTAAAATCAATTTGGACAAACAAGTTATCTATTTATATTGGCTTTTATAGCCCTATCGCCTTGTTTGCTAACGATGGGTATATAGTAACAAACTATTTCAAGTCGTCTGTCAGTGTTTGATGGTATGAGAGTTAAGATTTGCAAGTATTTATCAGTGCTTGGGTTACAAAGGCAAAGATATGAAATCTTTTGTTACAACCACTGAGTTTATGCAATAATCGCTACTCATTTCATCGCCTTTCTAGCAGAAATAAGCATAAAACAATAAGAGATACCGAATATTTTAAGGTAAAAATAATGACTGGACGTATAACTAGCCACCTACAAGAAGCGCTTACAGCACTCAAAGCCACCCAACAATATCGTCAATTACCCAATCTCCATCATCATGGGCGATACGTTATTAGCGAGGGTAAAACCTTACTCAATATCGCCAGTAACGATTATCTGGGCTTAGGCGGCGACACCGAATTACAAAACGAATTTCTCAGTCAACTAACAGTGTTATCAGTCGCACAAATACCTAAAATGAGTGCGACGTCCTCACGCTTGCTCACTGGAAATGATGCACAGCTACAAGCGCTAGAGTCTGAGCTGCAGGAATGGTATCAAACCGCTGTCGGCAAACGTGATATCTCTGCCTCAAAATCGGTGTTGGTATTGAATAGCGGCTATCATGCCAATCTTGGTATATTGCCAGCCCTGACAGCCTTGCCAGTCAAAACACTGATCTTAGCTGACAAGCTGGTACATGCCAGCATTATCGATGGGTTGCGGTTGAGCCAAAGCAAACTTGTCAGCTATCGTCGTTATCGTCACAATGATTATGAACATTTGGCGACGTTTATTGAGCAAGCAGCGCCAGACATTGAGCGCATCATTATTGTCACTGAGAGCATCTTTAGTATGGATGGTGATCGTGCGGATTTATGTCAACTGGTACAATTAAAAGCTAGCGATGCTCGTATCGAACTGTATGTCGATGAGGCTCATGCCATCGGTGTATTAGGTGATACAGGCTTGGGACTAGCAGAAGAAACGCAGACATTGGCTGATATTGACTATTTGGTCGGTACTTTCGGTAAAGCGTTTGCCTCGGTGGGTGCTTATATCATGTGCGATGATGTCGTCAAGCAATGGCTAATTAACCGCATGCGTCCACTCATTTTTAGTACTGCATTACCCCCTATCAATCACGCATGGACGCGATTTATTTTAGCAAAAATTCCAATGCTAAATAATCAACGGGCGCATTTAGCGAGGTTATCTACCAAGCTTAGTCAAGCCATCGACCCAAGATACCGTGTGTCCCAGAACATCCAGCATCCACAATATGACTCACCGATTGTGCCTTACGTCTTGGGCGACAATGCTAGCACGCTTGCCAAAGCACAACAATTGCAAGCAGCAGGTTTTTACACCCTGCCTATCAGGCCACCCACTGTGCCTGCAAACACCGCTCGTATCCGTTTGGTGATGAATGCCAAGCTGACAGATGAAGACTGCGAACAATTGATACAACAATTATAAATCTGTTGTTATACATCAGCGACGTCAGTCCTGCTATCGATTGATAATTGGCTCACTTGGATATAATAAACCGTATGAAAACACTCGCCACGCCTGATAACTTTAGCCCCAGAAAACAAACCATCGCTCGTCATTTTGCCAATGCTAACGACTATGATCAGCATGCCAATGTTCAGCAGCAAGTCTGTCAATATTTAATAGACAAACTCACTCACACTGAACACGACAGTGTGCTTGAAGTCGGTGCAGGAACTGGTCAAATGACCCGCCTACTCGCAGCACACATTCAAAGTCAATATTGGCTGATCAATGAATTATGCGCTGAACAAGCGGCTACTTTACAATCCATATTGCCCAATGCTGACATAGCAATTGGCGATGCTGAAACGATGGACTTTGAGGATGAGCATAGCTTGATAATCAGTGCCAATGCTGTGCAGTGGTTTGATGATCCCTTAAACTTTGTTGCGCAATCAGCACGGCGTTTGCGAACTGGAGGTCAACTGCTGTTTAACACTTTTACGCCAAATAACTTTTTGCAAATTAAAAGTTTGACTGGTCAAGGACTCTATTACCCAGATATCATTGAGTGGCGACTGGCACTGATCAGTGCGGGTTTTGAGAAAATTGAACTGTCCACTGAGCGTTTCGAGTTACCGTTTGCCAGTCCTTACGCCATCCTAAAACATATGAAATTGACGGGCGTATCGACCAATCAGACGCAAGTAAAAGCCAACAGCACCCAGCCCTTTATGTGGACCAAGGCACGCTTGCAACAGTTTGAGTCTGATTATTGGCAAAATTTTTCGGCGCAAGATGACGACGGTCAGCCTATCGTTCATTTGACTTATGAAGTACTGATAGTGAGTGCCTTTAAATCATGAAGATAAGATATAGAGTGGTAGGATATCTCTTATAAATAACAGCCATAAAAAAAACGCACCCCGAAGGATGCGTTCTTTGTTTTAACTGCGTTTAGTTACTAAATCACAATTATTTTTTGTCTTCGTCTACTTCAGTAAACTCAGCATCAACGACGTCATCATCAGCTTGGTTGCTATCTGCTGCATTGTCCGCGCCTTGTTGGAACTGGCTTGGATCCATGCCCTCGCTACCTGCGCCTGCATCAGCATAAATCTTCTGACTAACTGGCAAGAAGGCATTGTCTAATGCTTCAAGCTTGGCTTTGATGTCATCATGATCATCTTCTTTCATTACCGCTTCAAGCTCAGAGATAGCAGCTTCTACTGTTGATTTTTCTTCAGCAGTTACTTTATCTTCAGCATCTTTCAACGCTTTTTGTACCGCATGAATACGACCATCTGCTTCGTTACGAACTTGCGCTAAGTTAGCGAATTTTTCGTCTTCTGCAGCATTGGCTTCTGCATCACGAACCATTTGCTCGATTTCTTCATCCGTCAAGCCAGAATCTGCTTTGATCTGGATGCTTTGCGCTTTACCCGTACCTTTGTCAGTTGCTGAGATATTCATGATACCGTCAGCATTGATGTCAAAAGTAACTTCAATTTGCGGTAGACCACGTGGTGCTGGTGGAATATCCGTCAAATCAAAACGACCAAGCTGTTTATTTTGGTTAGCGATTTTACGCTCACCTTGATAAACCTGGATGGTCACAGCTGGTTGGTTGTCTTCAGCCGTTGAGAATACCTGTGATTTCTTAGTAGGAATCATGGTGTTTTTCTCAATAACTGGTGTCATGACACCACCCATCGTTTCGATACCAAGCGTTAGTGGCGTCACATCAAGTAACAATACGTCTGTTTTTTCACCAGACAATACCGCGCCTTGAATCGCAGCCCCTGCCGCTACTGCTTCATCAGGGTTCACATCTTTACGTGGCTCCTGACCGAAGAATTCTTGTACTTTTTGCTGTACCAGTGGCATACGAGTCTGACCACCAACTAAGATAACATCATCGATGTCACCAATTTTTATGCCAGCATCTTCAAGCGCAATCTTACAAGGACCCATGGTACGTTGTACCAACTCTTCAGTTAAGCTCTCAAGTTTTGAGCGACTGATAGTGACCACCAAATGCTTAGGACCATTGCTGTCTGCAGTAATATAAGGCAAGTTCACCTCAGTACTTTGGGCACTTGATAACTCAATTTTCGCTTTTTCTGCCGCTTCTTTTAGACGCTGCATCGCCAATGAGTCACCTTTCAAATTGACATCTTGGTCTTTTTTGAACTCATCAACTAAATAATCAATCAATGCTGAGTCAAAGTCTTCACCACCAAGGAATGTATCACCATTGGTTGCTAAAACTTCAAACTGCTGCTCGCCATCAACGTCAGCGATTTCGATGATTGATACGTCAAAAGTACCACCACCCAAGTCATAAACAGCAACCGTGCTATCGCCTTGCTTCTTGTCCATACCGTACGCAAGAGCCGCAGCTGTTGGTTCGTTGATGATACGTTTTACATCAAGACCCGCAATTTTACCCGCGTCTTTTGTTGCTTGACGTTGTGAGTCATTAAAATAAGCTGGTACCGTTACAACCGCTTCAGTAACAGTTTCACCAAGATAGTCTTCTGCTGTTTTTTTCATTTTTTTCAAGATTTCAGCAGAAACCTGTGGTGGTGCTAATTTTTTACCATTAATTTCTACCCATGCATCACCGTTATCTGCTTTGGCGATTTTGTAAGGTACCATGCCGATGTCTTTTTGCACGACTTTGTCATCAAAACGACGACCAATCAAACGCTTAATCGCAAACAACGTGTTGTTTGGATTGGTGACCGCTTGACGTTTGGCTGACTGACCCACCAAAATTTCATCGTTTTTATAAGCAACGATAGATGGCGTTGTACGAGTACCTTCAGCATTTTCGATGACTTTGACTTTGTCACCTTCCATCACTGCGACACACGAGTTAGTCGTACCTAAATCAATACCAATTACTTTACCCATAATTATTTGCTCCTAATTTGTTTTAAATATTTATCTATTCAGACCGTGGTTGATCTCTTGTTGCTATATATATCGGTTTACTTATGGATTTTTTCAAGTCAATCATGATGCAAAATTTGTCTTTCGTGTGACTTTTTGTGAAAACCCTTAATAATAGTAAGGTTTAGCACATTAAAAATCCAATTTTTAATACTACTGCCCAACACGTACCATGGCTGGGCGTAATAAACGACCGTTCAAGCTATAACCTTTTTGTAATACAGTACCGACAGTATCAGCCTCTGCTTCTTCATCGATACCGACAGCTTCGTGCAAATCAGCATTAAATTTCTCGCCTTGTGGGTCAACCATTTCGACGCCGTTCTTATTTAATACGTCCAATAACGCTTTGTGCGTCAGTCTCACCCCTTCTGTAACAGGGTCATCGGCATGGGCGCTTTCGATGGCGCGTTCTAAATTATCGACCACTTCTAATAGCTCTTTGGCAAATTTCTGCAAGGCAAAACGCTTACTCTTATCCGCCTCTTGCTCCATGCGTTTTTGTGCATTGTAAGCTTCGGCATTGGCACGGGCGGTGACTTCTTTAGCTTGCTTCACTTCACCTTCTAGTTCAGCGATGCGCGCTTTAAAGGTGTCGAGATCGATTTCATTTTCGATGGTCATCTCTTCACCTGAGTTATGCTTTGGATCAAACTCTTTCATGGTTTCTTCTAAAATACTGTCACTGTGTTCAATATTGTCATGCGCCACATTTTGCTCAGGCGATTCGTGGTTGGTATTTTGCTCGCTCATGATAGCTCCTTAGAATTTTAATAATGACAATTTATATAAGAGGCAACAAGCTCACTATTTACTAGGGATACTGTGCTCTTATTAAATAATTAACCCGTCTTACACATTGTTGTTATGAATACCTTTTACTAGCTGTTTGATAAAGGTGATGGAGGTAAATTTCAAGCCTAAGCCAAGGGAATTTTTCTAATTTACAACAAATATTGCCTAAATCTGGATTAAAGTGCTCAAAACAGAATTTCATAGGTGGTAAATGGCTACCCATGCTCGTTAACACAAGCTACAAGAAAGCAGTACTTATTCCAAAAAACTTACCATTGATACATAAGCCATTACCAAACAATACTCAACTTTATTTTTGATTACTCTATTATTGCTACAAATAGTATGGCTAATGTCAAAGTGAACGCTCATATATGACAACGCATACTGACAATCATTAACGAGAAGTGTTATGTCTAAATCAACCGTGTTATCAATCAATGCGCTATTAAATAAAGCGCTGATGACGATAAAGCTCGCATCAACAGATCGTATAGATAATGGTATAAAAGAAGAAAATGGCACTCAAGAGAATCGTTTGACCGTCAAACAAAAAGTGCTTAGCTATAACCCGTTGACGACTTGCCAGCCGCATACCTTGCACTATGCCATGAAAGGAGTCAGCTATCTGCCAACGCCACTATTAGAGAGCTTGGTTGGTTATTTGAAAGGACCTACCTCAAAACAATATCTGCACGCCGATGCTCACCTGCGTTTGATTCTCGCGGTGAATAGTAAGCTTAAAACGCCTCTTGAGCTGACACCAATGCATGAGCTGCGCGAAAGGTTCGCTGCTGACGCCGTGGCGATGCAAGCGCCGCAGGTATGGCAGCAAGCAAGTGACAATATCATCGGCAACATGAAGCGATTTACGAAAAAAAATCAGAAGCTTGTGCATTGGGAAGACAAAGTGATTGCCAACGCTGATGATGGCGATATGACCATTCGCTGTTATCAATCAGACGCGAGCTCTCATGGCTTAGGGTTCAAAAAAGCGGATACTCATAATTCTGATGAAACAGTGTTGTTATATTTTCATGGGGGTGGGTTTTGTATTGGTGATGTCAATACCCATCATGAATTTTGCCACGCGGTTTGTGAACAGACTGGCTGGCCGATAGTCAGTGTTGATTATCGCTTAGCACCTGAGCATCCAGCACCAGCCGCATTAAAAGACTGTATCACTGCCTATGCTTGGCTGGCTGAGCATTGCCATACCTTAGGTGCTTTACCCTCGCGAATCGTACTAGCAGGCGATAGTGCTGGCGGCGGATTGTCCACCTTAATTGCTCAACAACTCACTGCGCCCTCGCAAGTCGCATGGTCAGATCTGGGCAGTGCAGGTCAAAAAATGTTCGATTTATTAGAGCGCTTACCAAAGCCGCTTGCACAAATGCCTTTGTATCCTGTGACGGATATCGAAACCGATTATCCAAGTTGGGAGTTATATGGCGAGGGATTATTATTGGATCATGCCGATGTGGCTGTATTTGATGCTGCTTGTTTAGATAACAGCCCCTTGCCACGCCAGCATATCCTTAACTGTCCGATGCTTGGTGATCATAGTAAAGTATGCCCGACTTACATTGTCGCCGCAGAATTAGACGTATTACGTGATGAAGCATTTGCTTATGCAAAGCAGTTAAAGATGCATGGTATAGCAATCGAGACTCATACCATTCTTGGTGCGCCACATGGTTTTATTCATTTTATGAGTATTCATCAAGGTATCGGACAATCAACAGACGATATTATTAAAGGGTTTGCGAGTTTTGTGCGTAACGTTATCAATACCCAGTCACAATTAGCGGCATAGTTATCAACACAGTTGTATAAGAGAATGCTGGTTTATTTATAAAATAGAATGGTGCTGCCATTATTTAAACGTTATTTTTTTAAGCATTGTTTTCTTAAATATTACTTGCTTAAACGTTATCTTCAACATGACCATTCAAAGTGATCAGCCAAATCTCTGAGCGCGAACCCAAGCGAAATGGGATACCCCAAAAGCCGTAACCAGATGACACCACAAAGTGACTGTCATTGATGACCTCATAGCCATAACCCAAGCGGTTGATGGCACTAACAATGAAGTTGGCGGGGAATATCTGACCGTTATGGGTATGCCCAGAGAGCTGTAAATCAATCGGCATTTGGCTGTGCTCAGCGATATCACTTGGTCTGTGGTCTAATAATATCAGCGGCTCAGCGTTATTAACCTGTGCCAGTAGCTCAGTCGTCGGAACGCGCTGACGCTTATGATTGTCGAAGCGTCCCATCAGCCAAAACGCTTGCCCTTGGTGCGTGAGGCGTATGACTTCGTCATTTAATAACTGCACGCCAGCAGTACGCAACGCTTGGACAATTGGCTGCTCGTGCCCGTACAAATCATGATTGCCTAAAGTTGCATAGACCCCATACGGCAGGCTTTTGCATAACTCAGCCAAGTTTTTTGCCATATTATAATTAGTAAATGCTTGTGTATTATCATCCATGATATCGCCCGGCATTAGCAATATGTCGGCTGTATTTTTTACCATAAGATGATGCAGTCTATCTATTGCACCGCTGCCAAACAGTCTCCCGATATGTAAGTCGCTAGCGACCGCAATACGTAATGGCTTAGCCAAAGGTTTATCAATATCAATAGATAACTCACGTACCACAGGCGCATAAGCACTATATAGGGCGTAAACAAATAACCCGACAAATATTGCCAATGCCAACATGCGCAACCCAAAATCGACGGTAGCCGGTGTAGCGAGCGCATCACCAGTTAGCGATGTAATTAGCCAATAGCCACCATAAAATAGGCTGGTAACTAAAGCCGTCAATAGCATGAAATGCATAACTAACACCCAACCACTGATCCAGCGATAGCTATTTTTAAATGCTCTATTGACACTGAGTAGCAGCAAACCGTTGGTAATAACGAATACGATGACCCATACCGAAGTTTGCAAACCTGCTGTCTGCTAAGGCTGTAACCACCATTGCACGCTTAGAGCTGCGCCGGCACTAAAGAGCTGTAATAGCACAAAAATGGTGATGAAAAATGCGTAGCGCATGAAAAATCCTTGATTATGATGTCGTCGATGCAGTATGTTTTTAGCTGACAATACGAGCAAAGTCGCTATTAGCCAGCCTAACAGCAAATAAAAGCCTCTACCATTTAGATATGGTAGAGGCTTTATCATAGGGGTAACACTGTTTATTTAAATAGCTCATACACCAGACTGCAACGTAATTATCCAAATCTCAGAACGCGTTCCCAGTCTAAACGGTACTGGACCGATACCATAACCAGAGGTCACCAAAAACTGCGTATCGGCTATTTTTTTGCTGCCATAGTTTAGTGGTGTCAACCAATCCATCAATAGCGTTAGTGGAAATATCTGCCCGCCATGGGTATGCCCAGACAGATGCAAATCGACTGGCAGGGCGCTGACCTCATCCATCGCGCTAGGACGATGTTCCAAAAATATCACTGGTTTATCTGTCTCTACTTGCGTTAACAACTCATCTGCTGACAGTCTGGTACGATCGATGTCATCAGAACGCCCCACTAGCCATACTGAATCATTTAATAGCACACTCTCATTATCAAGGGTTTTGATACCCGCCTCTTCCACCGCTTGAGTGATCTGCTGGTCATAACCGAAATAATCGTGATTGCCTAAAGTCGCATAGACGCCAAGCGGTGCTTTTAACTTTGATAATTGTTCACGCATATTCGTATTATCGTAAGCAATGGTATTGTCATTCATAATATCACCAGCGATCACCACGACATCGGGATGTTGCGCATCGATAAGGTTTACCATTTTTTTTATCTGTCGATTGCCAAACCATCTACCCAAATGCGTATCAGAGATAAGCGCAATATCCATTGGTTTAGCCAGCGGTTTATCACTCGTAACAGTTAAACGATGTACGACGGGTGAATAAGCATTAAATATCGCTAAGCTAACAATGGCGATATAAACTGTAATGGCAAAGGTTCGCAAGAGTATTAGACGAGGTTTTCTCTTAAAGAACTTATAGACAATGAGCGCAACTACAGAAGTTATCAAACCGGCATAAAACATAAAACCTTGCAAAATACTAATGACCAGATAGACGTGAAAGCGCTCACCCCAAAACTCAGTCAAGCCATAAATGAGAGCACTATTATTAATAATAAAGACAACAGCTATCAGTGCAGCTTTTGCAGCAGTCGTTTTTGGCTTTATTAACCAGTAAATAAGAACGGTGGTCATAACAGCTAGCAACTGAGTAAAAACGATGAAGAACCACATAGTAAGGTCTAATCAGATAGAGATAACGCTATCTTACGTGAAAAATTTGATGCTCTGGATATAGCCTCCTTTTTTCCACGAAAACTTCATATGCTTTACGTCTAGAGTGCTGTTGCCACAAAAATAAATGGTTGCCAATAAACGTACTTTAACGTGTATTTGGTGCTATTTTGCAAACGCCGTTTTCACAAGCCTGCATCAGCGCTTTGCCATAGAGCAGCTTGGTCACCCAATTCGGAATTCTATAGCGATTGCGCGCGACATACGGATAAGCGAAGTCGCCAAGTTGTTTGACCACTGGCAAAAATAACAACGTTGACAATTTCACGCTGCCCGTTCTGTAGAGCAGCCGCACGGCATCCATGTGAGTATACCAATTGCCGTAGCTGTCTTGCACACACATATAAGTCATCGCATCCTTACGGCTGAATCCTGCGACTGCCAACTCATCAACCCCCTCGTCTACAGGAACTAAGTGTATCTTTTCCGGTTGACGTTTTTTCATATTATGCGCCTCGGTGCTACATATCACGCACGCATCATCGTAGTACATGGTAATGGACAAATTCGCTTGCTCTCTATAGCTGTTGATATGGTTTTGGATAATCATCTTACGACTCCTTTCTGAGTGATAACTAAATATCAAGGTGGCTGGCATTGGATTTTTGAGTCACGCTAGATTTTTGGTGCTGATTGGCTGCGGCTAAAAAGGGAATGACTGGCTGCTGCGTCCATTGCGGTGCGGCAACATCTAAGCGCTTCGCCAGTGTTGGTAAATGATTAGTCGGGACAGCTGGAAATAGGTGATGCTCAATATGATAGAGCAAATTAAAGGTTAGCAAATTAATCAATGGATGGCGCTCACTGCGGGCATATACCACATCATCGCAACCATGATGGACACTCCATACGGCAAAGAATCCCACCATGATATTGGCCAATATCATCACCAATACGTGATATATCAAAACTGGATGCATCGTGATAAAAGCGGTGGCAATCACTGCGAAAATGAGCAACAGATCAAAGCCAACGAGCATACGATTGCGGCGGCTACCATGCGTCAAGCCAAACCACTGAATCGCAATCGAGAAAAGTCCGCCTCCCAATATCGCCTGATACCAAGGCAGACGAGCCCAATTACCCTCGACATCGCTGTCACCCAGTGGATCTCTATGATGGTTAAGATGAGTATGCCGAATAGCATGCGTGCTACAGAGCATCGTGATACTGAGAAGAAACAGCATGAGCTCTGTGGCGACTTTACTCACCCCTAAAGTGCGGTGATAGCAATCATGCGCTTGTCTCAGTGCGGCAGTAAAAAAGAAAAATGTCGCCACAAGTGCAAGTAACCACCACCCTTGCCACGCGCTCCACCATGACAATAATAAAAAAGGTAAAGATAAGAAAATATTATAAACGGTCTCGCTCAGACTAAGCTGACGCAAATCTTGCCATTCAACACTGGCTAACGAAGGATGACGCATGATGTTCTCCTTACTTGGTGATAAGCAGTAGCTGTCTTGCTGGCGCGACCACTTAATTTAATCGGCTGTTTTAATTTACTTTATTTCTGTCAATAGTGAAATTATTATTTAAATTTTATTTGTATTTAGGTAATGCGATAAGACCTGTAATCACAGCGCTGGCTCCACCTATCAAGCTAAAAACCAATCCAAATATTATTTTCTCTAAAAAAACATCTGTTGCTATAATCCAAACTGAAAATATAAAAGTGCTAAAGAATCCAATGAAGAATAACGGTACTATTTTTAGTATGGAATCAAAGACTATCTTCAACTTACATATAGTTAATCCAGCTACTAACGTAGGGAGCAAACCAAAAAAGAATCCGCCTACAATAGAAGCTAATAGCATTTTGAAAATATCTGTTAACTCTTGCCTAAAAACATTACCGTCAATTACAAACATCACAATCATATATAAGAAGACAATCAGACCACCTATCGCACCACCTAATAATCCATAAACTCCTATTACCTTAGCTTTAGGATAGCTGGATGCTGTGGCTGTAGCGCTAATCTCAATATCACTCATACATACCT encodes:
- a CDS encoding thiol-disulfide oxidoreductase DCC family protein codes for the protein MIIQNHINSYREQANLSITMYYDDACVICSTEAHNMKKRQPEKIHLVPVDEGVDELAVAGFSRKDAMTYMCVQDSYGNWYTHMDAVRLLYRTGSVKLSTLLFLPVVKQLGDFAYPYVARNRYRIPNWVTKLLYGKALMQACENGVCKIAPNTR
- a CDS encoding 8-amino-7-oxononanoate synthase: MTGRITSHLQEALTALKATQQYRQLPNLHHHGRYVISEGKTLLNIASNDYLGLGGDTELQNEFLSQLTVLSVAQIPKMSATSSRLLTGNDAQLQALESELQEWYQTAVGKRDISASKSVLVLNSGYHANLGILPALTALPVKTLILADKLVHASIIDGLRLSQSKLVSYRRYRHNDYEHLATFIEQAAPDIERIIIVTESIFSMDGDRADLCQLVQLKASDARIELYVDEAHAIGVLGDTGLGLAEETQTLADIDYLVGTFGKAFASVGAYIMCDDVVKQWLINRMRPLIFSTALPPINHAWTRFILAKIPMLNNQRAHLARLSTKLSQAIDPRYRVSQNIQHPQYDSPIVPYVLGDNASTLAKAQQLQAAGFYTLPIRPPTVPANTARIRLVMNAKLTDEDCEQLIQQL
- a CDS encoding alpha/beta hydrolase encodes the protein MSKSTVLSINALLNKALMTIKLASTDRIDNGIKEENGTQENRLTVKQKVLSYNPLTTCQPHTLHYAMKGVSYLPTPLLESLVGYLKGPTSKQYLHADAHLRLILAVNSKLKTPLELTPMHELRERFAADAVAMQAPQVWQQASDNIIGNMKRFTKKNQKLVHWEDKVIANADDGDMTIRCYQSDASSHGLGFKKADTHNSDETVLLYFHGGGFCIGDVNTHHEFCHAVCEQTGWPIVSVDYRLAPEHPAPAALKDCITAYAWLAEHCHTLGALPSRIVLAGDSAGGGLSTLIAQQLTAPSQVAWSDLGSAGQKMFDLLERLPKPLAQMPLYPVTDIETDYPSWELYGEGLLLDHADVAVFDAACLDNSPLPRQHILNCPMLGDHSKVCPTYIVAAELDVLRDEAFAYAKQLKMHGIAIETHTILGAPHGFIHFMSIHQGIGQSTDDIIKGFASFVRNVINTQSQLAA
- a CDS encoding metallophosphoesterase, encoding MQTSVWVIVFVITNGLLLLSVNRAFKNSYRWISGWVLVMHFMLLTALVTSLFYGGYWLITSLTGDALATPATVDFGLRMLALAIFVGLFVYALYSAYAPVVRELSIDIDKPLAKPLRIAVASDLHIGRLFGSGAIDRLHHLMVKNTADILLMPGDIMDDNTQAFTNYNMAKNLAELCKSLPYGVYATLGNHDLYGHEQPIVQALRTAGVQLLNDEVIRLTHQGQAFWLMGRFDNHKRQRVPTTELLAQVNNAEPLILLDHRPSDIAEHSQMPIDLQLSGHTHNGQIFPANFIVSAINRLGYGYEVINDSHFVVSSGYGFWGIPFRLGSRSEIWLITLNGHVEDNV
- a CDS encoding metallophosphoesterase, yielding MTTVLIYWLIKPKTTAAKAALIAVVFIINNSALIYGLTEFWGERFHVYLVISILQGFMFYAGLITSVVALIVYKFFKRKPRLILLRTFAITVYIAIVSLAIFNAYSPVVHRLTVTSDKPLAKPMDIALISDTHLGRWFGNRQIKKMVNLIDAQHPDVVVIAGDIMNDNTIAYDNTNMREQLSKLKAPLGVYATLGNHDYFGYDQQITQAVEEAGIKTLDNESVLLNDSVWLVGRSDDIDRTRLSADELLTQVETDKPVIFLEHRPSAMDEVSALPVDLHLSGHTHGGQIFPLTLLMDWLTPLNYGSKKIADTQFLVTSGYGIGPVPFRLGTRSEIWIITLQSGV
- the dnaK gene encoding molecular chaperone DnaK yields the protein MGKVIGIDLGTTNSCVAVMEGDKVKVIENAEGTRTTPSIVAYKNDEILVGQSAKRQAVTNPNNTLFAIKRLIGRRFDDKVVQKDIGMVPYKIAKADNGDAWVEINGKKLAPPQVSAEILKKMKKTAEDYLGETVTEAVVTVPAYFNDSQRQATKDAGKIAGLDVKRIINEPTAAALAYGMDKKQGDSTVAVYDLGGGTFDVSIIEIADVDGEQQFEVLATNGDTFLGGEDFDSALIDYLVDEFKKDQDVNLKGDSLAMQRLKEAAEKAKIELSSAQSTEVNLPYITADSNGPKHLVVTISRSKLESLTEELVQRTMGPCKIALEDAGIKIGDIDDVILVGGQTRMPLVQQKVQEFFGQEPRKDVNPDEAVAAGAAIQGAVLSGEKTDVLLLDVTPLTLGIETMGGVMTPVIEKNTMIPTKKSQVFSTAEDNQPAVTIQVYQGERKIANQNKQLGRFDLTDIPPAPRGLPQIEVTFDINADGIMNISATDKGTGKAQSIQIKADSGLTDEEIEQMVRDAEANAAEDEKFANLAQVRNEADGRIHAVQKALKDAEDKVTAEEKSTVEAAISELEAVMKEDDHDDIKAKLEALDNAFLPVSQKIYADAGAGSEGMDPSQFQQGADNAADSNQADDDVVDAEFTEVDEDKK
- a CDS encoding fatty acid desaturase family protein, producing the protein MRHPSLASVEWQDLRQLSLSETVYNIFLSLPFLLLSWWSAWQGWWLLALVATFFFFTAALRQAHDCYHRTLGVSKVATELMLFLLSITMLCSTHAIRHTHLNHHRDPLGDSDVEGNWARLPWYQAILGGGLFSIAIQWFGLTHGSRRNRMLVGFDLLLIFAVIATAFITMHPVLIYHVLVMILANIMVGFFAVWSVHHGCDDVVYARSERHPLINLLTFNLLYHIEHHLFPAVPTNHLPTLAKRLDVAAPQWTQQPVIPFLAAANQHQKSSVTQKSNASHLDI
- the grpE gene encoding nucleotide exchange factor GrpE, with product MSEQNTNHESPEQNVAHDNIEHSDSILEETMKEFDPKHNSGEEMTIENEIDLDTFKARIAELEGEVKQAKEVTARANAEAYNAQKRMEQEADKSKRFALQKFAKELLEVVDNLERAIESAHADDPVTEGVRLTHKALLDVLNKNGVEMVDPQGEKFNADLHEAVGIDEEAEADTVGTVLQKGYSLNGRLLRPAMVRVGQ
- a CDS encoding methyltransferase domain-containing protein, whose product is MKTLATPDNFSPRKQTIARHFANANDYDQHANVQQQVCQYLIDKLTHTEHDSVLEVGAGTGQMTRLLAAHIQSQYWLINELCAEQAATLQSILPNADIAIGDAETMDFEDEHSLIISANAVQWFDDPLNFVAQSARRLRTGGQLLFNTFTPNNFLQIKSLTGQGLYYPDIIEWRLALISAGFEKIELSTERFELPFASPYAILKHMKLTGVSTNQTQVKANSTQPFMWTKARLQQFESDYWQNFSAQDDDGQPIVHLTYEVLIVSAFKS